The proteins below come from a single Hemitrygon akajei unplaced genomic scaffold, sHemAka1.3 Scf000041, whole genome shotgun sequence genomic window:
- the LOC140720338 gene encoding uncharacterized protein, with the protein MAHQRVHTGERLFTCSECGKGFTRSSTLLVHQRVHTGEKPFTCLICGKRFTESSTLQSHQRVHTGEKPFTCSECGKGFRQISHLLSHQRVHTGEKPFTCSECGKRFAHSSNLHSHQRVHTGERPFTCSECGKGFTRSSQLLAHQQVHTGEWPFTCSECGKGFTESYTLLVHQRVHTGEKPFSCSECGKRFTQSSNLHKHHRVHIGKKPFTCSECGKRFAHTSNLHSHQRVHTGERPFTYSVCGKRFTQLANLQRHQQVHTGEKPFSCSVCGKGFTQSSQILEHKSVHSGEWPLL; encoded by the coding sequence atggcacaccagcgtgttcacactggggagaggctgttcacctgctcagagtgtgggaagggattcactcggtcatccaccttactggtacatcagcgagttcacactggggagaagccgttcacctgcttgatctgtgggaagagattcactgagtcatccaccttacagagtcatcagcgagttcatactggggagaagccgttcacctgctcagaatgtgggaagggattcagacaGATATCCCatctactgagtcatcagcgagttcacactggggagaagccattcacctgctcagaatgtgggaagagattcgctcactcatccaacctacatagtcatcagcgagttcacactggagagagaccattcacctgctcagagtgtgggaagggattcactcggtcgtctcaactactggcacaccagcaggttcacactggggagtggcctttcacctgctcagaatgtgggaaaggattcactgagtcgtacaccttactggtacatcagcgagttcacactggggagaagccattcagctgctcagaatgtgggaagagattcactcagtcatccaatctacataaacatcatcgagttcacattgggaagaagccgttcacctgctcagaatgtgggaagagattcgctCACACATCCAACCTGcatagtcatcagcgagttcacactggggagaggccattcacctactcagtctgtgggaagagattcactcagttagctaacctacagagacatcagcaagttcacactggggagaagccgttttcctgctcagtctgtgggaagggattcacacagtcatcccaAATACTGGAACACAAGTCAGTTCAtagtggggagtggccattgttatga